A single region of the Ancylobacter novellus DSM 506 genome encodes:
- a CDS encoding carbon-phosphorus lyase complex subunit PhnI: MYVAAKGGEKAIRNAHALLAKRRRGNENLPSIGLDQIAAQLTLAVDRVMAEGSLYDIELASLAVKQARGDLIEAIFLIRAFRTTLPRFGNAQPLDTSSMLVRRRVSATFKDLPGGQLLGPTFDYTHRLLDTSLGGGENGDISGESPVASGRVSGDIGDIPAAPVAMPRVTDLLGQEGLIEASPADDGAEPFDITRAPVAYPVDRATRLQTLARGDEGYLLALGYSTQRGYARSHPFVGEIRFGDVEVIFDVPELGFEVSLGTVQVTECQMVNQFKGSAEVPPQFTRGYGLVFGQCERKAMSMALVERALRWKELGEEQGAPAQDEEFVLSHCDNVQATGFVEHLKLPHYVDFQAELDLVRRMRAEHEAEMKEAAE; the protein is encoded by the coding sequence ATGTATGTGGCGGCCAAGGGCGGCGAGAAGGCCATCCGCAACGCGCACGCGCTTCTAGCTAAGCGTCGGCGCGGAAACGAGAATCTGCCCTCCATCGGGCTCGACCAGATCGCCGCGCAGCTCACGCTCGCGGTGGATCGCGTCATGGCGGAAGGCTCGCTCTACGACATCGAGCTCGCCAGCCTCGCGGTGAAGCAGGCGCGCGGCGACCTGATCGAGGCGATCTTCCTCATCCGCGCCTTCCGCACCACGCTGCCGCGCTTCGGCAATGCGCAACCCCTCGATACCTCTAGCATGCTGGTGCGCCGGCGGGTCTCGGCGACCTTCAAGGACCTGCCGGGCGGGCAGCTCCTCGGGCCGACCTTCGACTATACTCACAGGTTGCTGGATACCTCGCTGGGTGGTGGCGAAAATGGTGACATTTCCGGTGAGTCACCGGTGGCAAGCGGTCGCGTTTCCGGTGACATCGGTGACATCCCGGCCGCACCGGTGGCGATGCCGCGCGTGACCGACCTGCTGGGGCAGGAGGGGCTGATCGAGGCCTCCCCCGCCGACGACGGCGCCGAGCCCTTCGACATCACCCGCGCGCCGGTCGCTTATCCGGTCGACCGGGCGACCCGTCTCCAGACGCTGGCGCGGGGCGACGAGGGCTACCTGCTGGCGCTCGGCTATTCCACCCAGCGCGGCTATGCCCGCTCGCATCCCTTCGTCGGCGAGATCCGCTTCGGCGACGTCGAGGTGATCTTCGACGTGCCGGAGCTCGGCTTCGAGGTCTCGCTCGGCACGGTGCAGGTCACCGAGTGCCAGATGGTCAACCAGTTCAAGGGCTCGGCCGAGGTGCCGCCGCAGTTCACCCGCGGCTACGGCCTCGTCTTCGGCCAGTGCGAGCGCAAGGCCATGTCCATGGCGCTGGTCGAGCGGGCGCTGCGCTGGAAGGAGCTCGGCGAGGAGCAGGGCGCGCCGGCGCAGGACGAGGAGTTCGTCCTCTCCCATTGCGACAACGTGCAGGCGACCGGCTTCGTCGAGCATCTGAAGCTGCCGCACTATGTCGACTTCCAGGCCGAGCTCGACCTGGTCCGCCGCATGCGGGCCGAA
- the phnH gene encoding phosphonate C-P lyase system protein PhnH, producing MSAQVLARGFDDPVGESQAAFRAAMWALARPGRVEALATDLAPPAPLSPEAAALALALCDYETPLWLDATLAAVPEVADFLRFHTGAAILDEPGEARFAILSDPLEMPDFSAFPQGSPEFPDASATLIVQVAGFSDARFILEGPGIKGQTPFGAAQLPGDFVARMAANRALFPRGVDLLLAGPGGVAGLPRSVTVREG from the coding sequence ATGTCCGCTCAGGTACTTGCACGCGGCTTCGACGATCCGGTCGGCGAGTCGCAGGCCGCCTTCCGCGCTGCCATGTGGGCGCTGGCCCGGCCCGGCCGGGTCGAGGCGCTCGCGACCGATCTCGCCCCGCCCGCGCCGCTCTCGCCCGAGGCGGCGGCGCTGGCGCTGGCGCTGTGCGATTACGAGACGCCGCTCTGGCTTGACGCGACGCTGGCCGCAGTGCCGGAAGTGGCGGATTTCCTGCGTTTCCACACCGGCGCGGCGATTCTCGACGAGCCTGGCGAGGCGCGGTTCGCGATCCTTTCCGATCCGCTGGAGATGCCGGATTTCAGCGCCTTTCCGCAGGGCTCGCCGGAATTCCCCGACGCTTCCGCCACGTTGATCGTGCAGGTCGCCGGCTTCAGCGATGCTCGTTTCATCCTCGAAGGGCCTGGAATCAAAGGACAAACGCCCTTCGGCGCGGCGCAGCTGCCGGGGGATTTCGTCGCCCGCATGGCGGCGAACCGGGCGCTGTTCCCGCGCGGGGTCGACCTCTTGCTCGCCGGCCCCGGCGGGGTCGCCGGGCTGCCGCGTTCCGTGACGGTCAGGGAGGGCTGA
- the phnG gene encoding phosphonate C-P lyase system protein PhnG, giving the protein MQALKKNLNDGSDLRAARQAAMALLARAGAAELDAILAQLAPIPAASDLRPTETGLVMLRGRTGGDGAPFNLGEATVSRAAVHLEGGATGFAYRLGRDVGAARVAAIIDALWQDEERRDAVEVALAPLKARLEAEAAEARAETAATKVDFFTLVRGED; this is encoded by the coding sequence ATGCAGGCTCTGAAGAAAAATCTGAACGACGGCAGCGACTTGCGCGCCGCCCGGCAGGCCGCGATGGCGCTGCTGGCACGGGCGGGCGCCGCCGAGCTCGACGCCATTCTGGCGCAACTGGCGCCGATTCCCGCGGCTTCCGACCTGCGCCCCACCGAGACCGGCCTCGTCATGCTGCGCGGGCGGACCGGCGGCGACGGCGCGCCGTTCAACCTCGGCGAGGCGACGGTGAGCCGGGCGGCGGTGCATCTGGAAGGCGGCGCCACCGGCTTCGCCTACCGGCTCGGCCGCGACGTCGGTGCTGCCCGAGTGGCGGCGATCATCGACGCGCTATGGCAGGACGAGGAGCGGCGCGACGCGGTCGAAGTTGCGCTGGCGCCGCTGAAGGCGCGGCTCGAGGCCGAGGCGGCCGAGGCGCGGGCCGAGACGGCGGCGACCAAGGTCGACTTCTTCACCCTCGTGCGCGGGGAGGATTGA
- the phnF gene encoding phosphonate metabolism transcriptional regulator PhnF: MSDTDDSAVTAWSEAEPGDDVARGTGVALWKQIAERIEADIVEGRLAPGMRLPTEMELAERFGVNRHTLRRALAMLTERRLIEATPGRGTFVKEPPIRYPIGPRTRFSEIVAREGRAPSGRLIGSRIEPASAEIAEALHLPMGADVLRVDLLREADGVPITIASHWYDAERCRDLDLLLAATGSVTRALETLGLGDYRRLETRITARPADEEERRRLSLPAGRVVMVVESINGDAQRRPIQYTRARFCSDRVQLIVKN, from the coding sequence ATGAGCGATACCGACGACAGCGCAGTGACGGCATGGAGCGAGGCCGAGCCCGGCGACGACGTTGCCCGCGGCACCGGCGTCGCCCTGTGGAAGCAGATCGCCGAGCGCATCGAGGCCGACATCGTCGAGGGCCGCCTCGCCCCCGGCATGCGCCTGCCGACCGAGATGGAATTGGCCGAGCGCTTCGGCGTGAACCGCCACACGCTGCGCCGCGCGCTCGCCATGCTCACCGAGCGCCGGCTGATCGAGGCGACGCCCGGCCGCGGCACCTTCGTCAAGGAGCCGCCGATCCGCTACCCGATCGGCCCGCGCACCCGCTTCTCCGAGATCGTCGCGCGCGAGGGCCGCGCGCCGAGCGGCCGGCTCATCGGCTCGCGCATCGAGCCGGCGAGCGCGGAGATCGCCGAGGCGCTGCATCTTCCCATGGGGGCGGATGTGCTCCGGGTCGACCTGCTCCGCGAGGCGGACGGCGTGCCGATCACCATCGCCTCGCACTGGTACGATGCCGAGCGCTGCCGCGACCTCGACCTCCTCCTCGCCGCCACCGGCTCGGTGACGCGGGCGCTGGAGACGCTCGGCCTCGGCGACTACCGCCGGTTGGAGACGCGCATCACCGCCCGCCCCGCCGACGAGGAGGAGCGCCGCCGGCTCAGCCTGCCGGCGGGCCGCGTGGTCATGGTGGTGGAATCCATCAATGGCGACGCGCAGCGCCGGCCGATCCAGTATACGCGGGCGCGATTCTGCTCCGACCGCGTGCAGCTGATAGTGAAGAACTGA
- a CDS encoding pyridoxamine 5'-phosphate oxidase family protein, translating into MARLTSPEQLRALYASPRERSRRKVLPVLDPHCRTFIGLSPLVMLASFGADRRADVTPRGDAPGFVQVEDAGTLLLPDRPGNNRLDTLTNLLANPAIGLLFLIPGVDETLRVNGRAFIHDDADLLARFEVDGRLPVTVLRVEVEEAYLHCAKAFMRSHAWDASHFIERARLPSMGEMLRDQLNLATAETQAEMLERYKATLY; encoded by the coding sequence ATGGCCCGCCTCACCTCTCCCGAACAGCTCCGCGCGCTCTATGCGAGCCCGCGCGAGCGCAGCCGGCGCAAGGTGCTGCCAGTGCTGGATCCGCATTGCCGAACCTTCATCGGCCTGTCACCGCTGGTGATGCTGGCGAGCTTCGGCGCCGACAGGCGGGCCGACGTCACCCCGCGCGGCGACGCGCCGGGCTTCGTTCAGGTCGAGGATGCCGGCACGCTGCTGCTGCCCGACCGGCCGGGCAACAACCGGCTGGACACGCTCACCAATCTGCTCGCCAATCCGGCGATCGGCCTGCTGTTCCTCATCCCCGGCGTCGACGAGACGCTACGCGTCAATGGCCGCGCCTTCATCCATGACGATGCGGACCTTCTCGCCCGCTTCGAGGTGGACGGCCGCCTCCCCGTCACTGTGCTGCGCGTCGAGGTCGAGGAAGCCTATCTGCACTGCGCCAAGGCGTTCATGCGCTCGCACGCCTGGGATGCGTCGCACTTCATCGAGCGGGCGCGCCTGCCGTCGATGGGCGAGATGCTGCGCGACCAGCTCAACCTCGCGACCGCGGAGACGCAGGCCGAGATGCTGGAGCGCTACAAAGCGACGCTCTACTGA
- a CDS encoding alpha-hydroxy acid oxidase, translating to MTRSYEIPAGVVAVDDYERLARECLSPEAWAYYSGGAADEITIRWNREAFDRLKLRTRVLGDFSGGGTGLTLFGQAFDYPILLAPTAHHRLATPEAEIATVVGAGGARAGMVVSTESDLTLEEIAQASRRMAAPTPLWFQLYIQHDRGFTAELVRRAETAGYGALVVTVDAPVFSPRNREQRAGYEPPKLSEHANTRGLHTDYVAEAALGESLMFRGYLDVTARWADIAWLRSIARLPILLKGIMAPEDAELAIGHGADGIVVSNHGGRVLDTMPASLDVLPAVLQQVAGRVPVLMDGGIRRGTDVLKALALGASAVMVGRPCLYGLAVAGPAGVAHVLHLLRCELEVAMVLAGCRTLADIGPQVIWRE from the coding sequence ATGACGAGAAGCTACGAGATCCCCGCCGGCGTGGTGGCGGTGGACGACTATGAGAGGCTGGCGCGCGAGTGCCTGAGCCCCGAAGCGTGGGCCTATTATTCTGGCGGCGCGGCGGACGAGATCACCATCCGCTGGAACCGCGAGGCCTTCGACCGGCTGAAGCTGAGGACGCGCGTGCTCGGCGACTTCAGCGGCGGTGGCACCGGACTGACGCTGTTCGGCCAGGCCTTCGACTATCCGATCCTGCTGGCGCCGACCGCGCATCACCGCCTCGCCACGCCGGAGGCCGAGATCGCCACCGTGGTCGGGGCGGGCGGGGCGAGGGCCGGCATGGTGGTAAGCACCGAATCCGACCTCACGCTGGAGGAGATCGCGCAGGCGTCGCGCCGCATGGCCGCGCCTACGCCGCTGTGGTTCCAGCTCTATATCCAGCACGACCGCGGCTTCACCGCCGAGCTGGTGCGCCGCGCCGAGACGGCGGGCTATGGCGCGCTGGTGGTGACAGTCGATGCTCCCGTCTTCAGCCCGCGCAACCGCGAGCAGCGCGCCGGCTACGAGCCGCCCAAGCTCTCCGAGCACGCCAATACGCGCGGGCTGCACACGGATTACGTCGCCGAGGCGGCGCTGGGCGAGAGCCTGATGTTCCGCGGCTATCTCGACGTGACCGCGCGCTGGGCGGACATCGCGTGGCTGCGCTCCATCGCCCGTCTGCCGATCCTCTTGAAGGGCATCATGGCGCCGGAGGATGCGGAGCTGGCGATCGGCCACGGCGCCGACGGCATCGTCGTCTCCAACCATGGCGGGCGGGTGCTCGACACCATGCCGGCGAGCCTCGACGTGCTGCCGGCGGTGTTGCAGCAGGTCGCGGGGCGCGTGCCGGTGCTGATGGATGGCGGCATCCGCCGCGGCACCGACGTGCTGAAGGCGCTGGCGCTCGGCGCCTCGGCGGTGATGGTCGGCCGGCCCTGTCTCTACGGGCTGGCGGTGGCCGGCCCGGCCGGCGTCGCCCATGTGCTGCATCTTCTCCGATGCGAGCTCGAGGTGGCGATGGTGCTCGCGGGCTGCCGCACGCTGGCGGATATCGGTCCGCAGGTGATCTGGCGGGAATGA
- a CDS encoding metallophosphoesterase family protein yields the protein MFVLAHVTDAHLGPLPRARFAELAGKRALGVINWRRGRQHRFNIATIDLLVADIKAMAPDHIAVTGDLVNVGLAAEFATGLNFLRSLGDGHDVTVVPGNHDAYVRSTAHHSLLNWGDYMRGDGVNGDVTAEEAFPFVRRRDGVALIGVSTAVPTHPFMATGKVGKAQRARLGKVLDELAAEGLFRVVMIHHPPCGWRAGHKRLIDEEAVREVFARHGAELIICGHDHVPMVEMLPGPHSGLIPVVEAPSFAAGPDDRHWPGGYHLYRIERIDAAFPWRCTLEARGFQRGEANVATRTVRVLTEAISGR from the coding sequence GTGTTTGTCCTTGCCCATGTCACCGACGCCCATCTGGGACCGCTTCCCCGCGCGCGCTTCGCCGAGCTCGCCGGCAAGCGGGCGCTGGGCGTGATCAACTGGCGGCGCGGGCGCCAGCACCGATTCAACATCGCCACCATCGACCTGCTGGTGGCCGACATCAAGGCGATGGCGCCGGACCACATCGCGGTCACCGGCGACCTCGTGAATGTCGGCCTCGCCGCCGAATTCGCCACCGGGCTGAACTTCCTGCGCTCGCTCGGCGACGGCCATGACGTGACGGTGGTTCCCGGCAATCACGACGCCTATGTCCGCTCCACCGCGCATCACTCGCTGCTCAACTGGGGCGACTATATGCGCGGCGACGGGGTGAACGGCGACGTCACCGCCGAGGAGGCCTTCCCCTTCGTGCGCCGGCGCGACGGCGTGGCGCTCATCGGCGTCTCGACCGCCGTGCCCACCCACCCCTTCATGGCGACCGGCAAGGTCGGCAAGGCGCAGCGTGCGCGGCTCGGCAAGGTGCTGGACGAACTCGCCGCCGAGGGGCTGTTCCGCGTCGTCATGATCCATCATCCGCCCTGCGGCTGGCGCGCCGGCCACAAGCGGCTGATCGACGAGGAGGCGGTGCGCGAGGTGTTCGCCCGCCATGGCGCCGAGCTGATCATCTGCGGCCACGACCATGTGCCGATGGTGGAGATGCTGCCCGGCCCGCATTCCGGGCTGATCCCGGTGGTGGAGGCGCCGTCCTTCGCCGCCGGGCCGGACGACCGCCATTGGCCGGGCGGCTACCACCTCTACCGCATCGAGCGGATCGACGCGGCGTTTCCGTGGCGCTGCACGCTGGAGGCCCGCGGCTTCCAGCGCGGCGAGGCGAACGTGGCGACGCGCACCGTGCGTGTGCTCACCGAGGCGATCAGCGGACGCTGA
- a CDS encoding NUDIX domain-containing protein, with amino-acid sequence MESSPSGSPPTPMPASRRLLVRLLHGWGRLTRGMTLGVRAVVINEDGAVLLLRHTYVPGWHLPGGAVDPGETIEAAVIRELFEETAVIPAAPPRLHGLMLNLHLGARDHVAVYVVDCFTQAPPRVPNREIAEIGFFPPGALPEATSPATRRRIVEVLTGAPAAALW; translated from the coding sequence ATGGAAAGCTCCCCCAGCGGCAGCCCGCCGACGCCGATGCCGGCCTCGCGCCGGCTGCTGGTGCGCCTGCTGCACGGCTGGGGCCGGCTGACCCGCGGCATGACGCTCGGCGTGCGCGCGGTAGTGATCAACGAGGACGGCGCCGTCCTGCTGCTGCGCCATACCTATGTACCTGGCTGGCACCTGCCGGGCGGCGCGGTCGACCCCGGCGAGACTATCGAGGCGGCGGTCATTCGCGAGCTGTTCGAGGAGACCGCCGTCATCCCCGCCGCCCCGCCGCGGCTGCACGGGCTGATGCTCAACCTGCATCTGGGCGCACGCGACCATGTGGCGGTCTATGTGGTCGACTGCTTCACGCAAGCGCCGCCGCGCGTGCCCAATCGCGAGATCGCCGAGATCGGCTTCTTTCCACCCGGCGCCCTGCCCGAGGCGACCTCGCCCGCGACGCGCCGGCGCATCGTCGAG